A DNA window from Acropora palmata chromosome 12, jaAcrPala1.3, whole genome shotgun sequence contains the following coding sequences:
- the LOC141860385 gene encoding uncharacterized protein LOC141860385 — MDDQELISHGRDFQSLDDYQKAIEYQEKRLKKAIESGDRDEEGAAYRNLGNAFHSLSDYRKAIKHHEKALKIAIEIGDRGGEGKAYGNLGSAFQSLSDYQKAIKYHEKALKIAIEIGDRGGEGKAYGNLGSAFQSLSDYQKAIEYHEKHLKIAKEIGDRAGEGLAYGNLGNAYKSLGDYQKAIEYHEKHLKIAKEIGDRAGEGRAYGNLGIAYQSLGDYQKAIEYYKKHLKIAKENGNRAGEGKAYGNLGSAFQSLSDYQKAIEYDEKHLKIAKEIGDRAGEGRAYGNLGNAYQSLGDYQKAIEYDEKHLKIAKEIGDRAGEGLAYGNLGNAYQSLGDYQKAIEYDEKHLKIAKEIGDRAGEGRAYGNLGIAYQSLGDYQKAIEYYKKHLKIAKEIGDRAGEGRAYGNLGNAYQSLGDYQKAIEYHEKHLKIAKEISDRAGEGLAYGNLGNAYKSLGDYQKAIEYHEKHLKIAKEIGDRAGEGRAYGNLGIAYQSLGDYQKAIEYYKKHLKIAKEIGDRAGEGGAYGNLGNAYQSLGDYQKAIKYHEKHLKIAKEISDRAGEGLAYGNLGNAYKSLGDYQKAIEYHEKRLKIAKEIGDRAGEGGAYGNLGNAYQSLGDYQKAIEYNEKDLKIAKEIGDRAGEGRAFHNIGIPFFSLGQFENAADSFGYAVEAFDAVRSCLKSKDDWKINFRELYETTNTFLWKSLLGLEKLEEALFAAERGRAQTLTDNLLTQYKLPPSLLAPTVHLKETLPRLFTELSSPTLFLAIEGLTINIWLLSRGKQVTFRKGRLEGDRRDKYPVRSLMQSCLEKIGTDVRVRCEDRTFDELTHDCPFSREVCEEEKKSFQSLDNPFKVFYDAVIGPIVDMLGPQDDEMVIVPNGALCFTPWAAVIESIRIRTVPSLTSYQLILNVPEGHHNKTGALLVGNPCLKDLKGVWHDLPGAQKEVESIASILNTTPLVGRQATKAEVMKQMSSVGLIHIAAHANELTGEIALSPNPGWTSQFPKKKDFILKMSDVQAANLRARLVVLSCSNSGRGRIFKGEGVVGIARAFLAAGARSVLVALWAIDDEATVVFMKSFYQHLKEGKPASVAVHQSIKCLRESKEFSEMRYWAPFQLIGDDVTIEFEADDDVK, encoded by the coding sequence ATGGATGACCAAGAATTGATCAGTCACGGGAGAGACTTCCAGTCACTAgatgactatcaaaaagccattgagtatcaagAAAAACGATTAAAAAAGGCAATAGAAAGTGGTGATCGGGATgaagaaggagcagcctatagaaatctcggtaatgcttttCATTCACTgagtgactatcgaaaagccattaagCATCATGAAAAagcattgaaaattgcaatagaaatcggtgatcgaggcggagaaggaaaagcttatggaaatcttgggAGTGCTTTTCAGTCACTgagtgactatcaaaaagccattaagtatcatgaaaaagcattgaaaattgcaatagaaatcggtgatcgtggcggagaaggaaaagcttatggaaatcttggcaGTGCTTTTCAGTCACTgagtgactatcaaaaagccatcgagtatcatgaaaaacatttgaaaattgctaaagaaatcggtgatcgggccggagaaggactagcttatggaaatctcggtaatgcttacaagtcactgggtgactatcaaaaagccatcgagtatcatgaaaaacatttgaaaattgctaaagaaatcggtgatcgggccggagaaggacgagcttatggaaatctcggtattgcttaccagtcactgggtgactatcaaaaagctattgagtattataaaaaacatttgaaaattgcaaaagaaaacggtaatcgggccggagaaggaaaagcttatggaaatcttggcaGTGCTTTTCAGTCACTgagtgactatcaaaaagccatcgagtatgatgaaaaacatttgaaaattgcaaaagaaatcggtgatcgggccggagaaggacgagcttatggaaatctcggtaatgcttaccaatcactgggtgactatcaaaaagccatcgagtatgatgaaaaacatttgaaaattgctaaagaaatcggtgatcgggccggagaaggactagcttatggaaatctcggtaatgcttaccaatcactgggtgactatcaaaaagccatcgagtatgatgaaaaacatttgaaaattgctaaagaaatcggtgatcgggccggagaaggacgagcttatggaaatctcggtattgcttaccagtcactgggtgactatcaaaaagctattgagtattataaaaaacatttgaaaattgcaaaagaaatcggtgatcgggccggagaaggacgagcttatggaaatctcggtaatgcttaccaatcactgggtgactatcaaaaagccatcgagtatcatgaaaaacatttgaaaattgcaaaagaaatcagtgatcgggcaggagaaggactagcttatggaaatctcggtaatgcttacaagtcactgggtgactatcaaaaagccatcgagtatcatgaaaaacatttgaaaattgctaaagaaatcggtgatcgggccggagaaggacgagcttatggaaatctcggtattgcttaccagtcactgggtgactatcaaaaagctattgagtattataaaaaacatttgaaaattgcaaaagaaatcggtgatcgggccggagagggaggagcttatggaaatcttggtaatgcttaccagtcactgggtgactatcaaaaagccatcaagtatcatgaaaaacatttgaaaattgcaaaagaaatcagtgatcgggcaggagaaggactagcttatggaaatctcggtaatgcttacaagtcactgggtgactatcaaaaagccatcgagtatcatgaaaaacgtttgaaaattgcaaaagaaatcggtgatcgggccggagaaggaggagcttatggaaatctcggtaatgcttaccagtcactgggtgactatcaaaaagccatcgagtataatgaaaaagatttgaaaattgcaaaagaaatcggtgatcgggctggagaaggacgagcttttCACAACATTGGAATTCCATTCTTTTCTCTTGGGCAATTCGAAAATGCGGCAGATAGTTTTGGTTACGCTGTGGAAGCCTTTGATGCTGTAAGATCTTGCTTAAAGTCTAAAGatgattggaaaataaactttcgtgAGCTGTACGAGACGACGAACACTTTCTTATGGAAGTCGTTGCTAGGACTTGAAAAGTTGGAGGAGGCTTTGTTTGCAGCTGAACGGGGACGAGCGCAGACCTTGACTGATAATTTGCTGACTCAATATAAACTCCCTCCGTCCTTGTTAGCTCCCACAGTTCACCTGAAAGAGACTTTACCTCGCCTCTTCACAGAGCTTTCTTCGCCAACTCTTTTTCTAGCAATTGAAGGACTTACGATCAACATCTGGCTTCTAAGCAGGGGAAAGCAAGTTACCTTTCGGAAAGGGAGGCTGGAGGGTGATAGAAGAGACAAATATCCTGTACGCTCGTTAATGCAATCATGTTTAGAAAAAATAGGAACTGATGTTCGTGTAAGATGTGAAGATCGCACATTTGATGAACTCACCCATGATTGCCCGTTTAGCAGAGAAGTGTgcgaagaagaaaagaaatcatttcagTCTTTAGACAATCCTTTTAAGGTTTTTTATGATGCAGTTATTGGCCCAATTGTTGACATGCTTGGACCTCAAGACGACGAGATGGTCATTGTTCCTAATGGTGCGCTGTGCTTTACTCCATGGGCCGCAGTTATTGAATCGATTAGGATTCGCACTGTTCCATCTcttacaagttatcaattgatcttaaATGTACCCGAAGGCCATCACAACAAGACAGGTGCGCTCTTGGTCGGAAATCCTtgcttgaaagatttgaaggGAGTCTGGCATGACTTACCAGGTGCTCAAAAGGAAGTAGAATCAattgcatcaattctcaaCACGACACCTCTAGTCGGGagacaggcaacaaaagctgaagtgatgaaacagatgtcgtcagttggtttaattcatattgctgcCCACGCAAACGAACTCACTGGAGAAATTGCCTTGTCCCCAAACCCTGGATGGACTTCACAATTCCCTAAGAAGAaggattttattttaaaaatgtccgATGTGCAGGCTGCCAAtcttcgagctcgtcttgTGGTCTTAAGTTGCAGTAacagtggacgaggcagaATCTTCAAGGGCgagggtgtggtcggtatcgcacgtgccttcttggcagctggtgctcgttctgtgttggtggcCCTGTGGGCAATAGATGACGAAGCGACCGtggtgttcatgaaaagtttctaccaacacctgaaggaaggaaaacccGCCAGTGTTGCTGTTCACCAATCGATAAAATGCCTTCGAGAATCTAAGGAGTTTTCTGAGATGAGATACTGGGCTCCGttccaacttatcggagatgaTGTAACGATTGAATTCGAGGCAGATGATGACGTCAAATAA